One window from the genome of Streptomyces sp. NBC_00287 encodes:
- a CDS encoding Imm21 family immunity protein, producing the protein MAAACGVTRSEPTVLSLTPPGGTSLCEAVQPPNATLPDHLPIAPHVCGSDKGTTPPAPEENPDSTEAAQAVASVEGGLFIVVPCAALSHWSGTEGDYDRACEVMEFVGVLALPDGAEALVLGNEPLSTPPIFLSIGSSSAGATRRARMVSPTSSGLGFSPPSS; encoded by the coding sequence GTGGCTGCCGCCTGTGGAGTCACTCGCTCCGAACCGACGGTTTTGTCGCTGACGCCGCCTGGCGGCACGTCGTTGTGCGAGGCGGTGCAACCGCCCAACGCCACGCTTCCTGATCACTTGCCCATAGCACCCCACGTGTGCGGAAGCGACAAAGGAACCACGCCCCCAGCACCCGAAGAGAACCCAGACAGCACTGAGGCGGCGCAGGCCGTGGCCTCCGTGGAGGGCGGCCTGTTCATCGTGGTTCCATGCGCCGCGCTGTCGCATTGGTCGGGAACGGAGGGCGACTACGACCGGGCTTGCGAGGTGATGGAATTCGTTGGAGTCCTCGCGCTGCCTGACGGCGCCGAGGCGCTGGTCCTCGGGAACGAACCTCTCTCCACACCGCCTATCTTCCTGAGCATCGGGTCCTCGTCCGCTGGTGCTACGCGGAGAGCGAGGATGGTGTCGCCGACATCATCCGGGCTGGGCTTCTCACCGCCGAGCTCGTGA
- a CDS encoding pentapeptide repeat-containing protein → MAVSLPGLAALAALLFTWMQVGQATKELRISEQGQITNRFNAAITNLGSSTLDVRLGGIYALERIMEDSERDTETITIILCAYVRLHAPLSEEDAKKTHSASEEDSPPVDIAAVMDVLAALPELEGGWAHNVDLSRTDLRGLDSGRGSSNFEAAYFLGANLSGASLRTALLNTATFDKANLHGADLSSADLSEASLIDADLSNAVLVDADLRKADFTGADLTKADFTGALLKGAQLKGAKLDGARGLPPSLR, encoded by the coding sequence GTGGCAGTCAGCCTTCCGGGCCTGGCTGCACTGGCCGCGCTGCTGTTCACCTGGATGCAGGTGGGACAGGCCACCAAGGAACTTCGGATCAGTGAGCAGGGACAGATCACTAACCGGTTCAACGCCGCTATCACCAACTTGGGATCGTCAACCCTTGATGTACGTCTGGGCGGAATCTACGCCCTGGAGCGCATCATGGAGGACTCCGAGCGTGACACCGAGACGATCACCATTATCCTGTGCGCATATGTACGTCTCCATGCCCCCCTTTCAGAAGAAGATGCCAAGAAGACACACAGCGCGTCGGAGGAGGACTCGCCGCCAGTCGATATTGCGGCGGTGATGGACGTGCTGGCCGCCCTGCCTGAGCTCGAAGGCGGGTGGGCGCACAACGTGGATCTAAGCCGCACCGATCTGAGGGGCCTGGACTCCGGGCGGGGATCAAGTAACTTCGAGGCTGCGTATTTCTTGGGAGCAAACCTTTCCGGCGCCTCCCTGAGAACCGCGCTACTCAATACCGCAACCTTTGACAAGGCTAACCTTCATGGCGCGGACCTGTCGAGCGCCGACCTGTCCGAGGCTTCCCTGATCGACGCGGACCTATCCAACGCGGTGCTGGTCGACGCGGACCTCCGCAAGGCGGACTTTACAGGGGCCGACCTGACGAAGGCCGACTTTACCGGCGCGCTCCTCAAGGGGGCGCAGCTGAAAGGGGCAAAGCTGGACGGAGCCCGTGGGCTGCCGCCGTCCCTTCGCTAG